The stretch of DNA GTAATGAAGGAGATACCAGTCACCTTGTTGCCAAGGTCTAATAGAACGTATTTTTCAGCTATTCTCAAAACGCGGCCTGGTAATTCATCACCAGCCTTTATCGTGAGCATATTCACATCAACATGAGCTTTTCCAATGGCATTGATAAAGCCATGTTCGCGGTCAACTGAAGAAACCTTCACTTGAAGAGCTGAGCCTAATGGAAAACTGGattcaatattttctgAGAAACTTATACCATTATCGGCTAGATCTAATAGAGAAATCCTCGCTTTTAAAACTGGGGAAATTGTTAACCATAGATGATTTCCTGATGAGTTGTTGACAAAGCCAGTTAATTCTTCGCCGATATTGATTCCTTCAAGGGTTTTAGTATGCACTTCCTTAGATGTTAATTCTGATGGTTTCATTGATAATTCCAAAATGCTGGCTTTCGAAATTCTATGTGTAATTGGCAAAAATTTATGGCTCCTAACATCGTGGTTACCTATGATTTTTACGTGAATAATATCGTCTTTCTTGTAATGACTCAAAGGTTGCTTCTTATCcttgatttcttcataCGTGTCAAATACTTCAGCAATATCAACTCTACCGTGCAAGTTTGCCGCTAAAATGACGTTAAgttggttttttttaacgCTCTTAATCTTTGCTTTGACGATACTACCAATAGATAAGTCATCCCAGCTTTTGATAGATGAGTCGATGGGATTTTCGATAGCAGATTcaacttctttcttctcttctttgactTTCGGAGCTTTTAACgacaataaaaatttttggttttgGTCGTCTGTTCTTAATAAATAGACGGTAACAGACTGGTTAATATAGAATGTTTTACCAATATCAATATCCCTACTATCAACAGCATAACTTGGTAAGATCAACCCGATGAACTTACCATTGAATGCAACGAAGAGGCCTTTCTCGGAAATAGATTTTATGTAAGCGTGCATTGGAGcatcttttcttatatCTTTGACGTCATCATACGTTAATGGGAGACTTCCTTTTCTAGCATCCTTTATTAGAGAACTTTTAAGGgtcaaattgaaaacacGAGTTCTTGTATCTTTGTCAATTACCAAACCGGTCAGCTCTGTACCAATCCtgatcttcttcaactgAGCCCTATTCTGTTCAACTCTGGAATCGGAAAGATGGCCAACATAGACAACACCACGCAAGCCAACATTCGGGATTTCAACGATGACAGAATCTTTGGTCTTTTCGATAACATCAACAGTAATTATTGTTCTACCTGgaatgatattttcaatggtATCCTTTTGTTGAGTAGCTTGTTCATTTGAAACTTTGCATGTGGCAATGATTCTTCTCCTGTCAGCATCAACATCAAGCAGTTTTAGTACTACTGTTTGACCGAGTCTTAGATGTTCTTCTGGTTTTTTCACAAAAACTTCTGAAATCTCAGAATTAGGCAAGAACCCCGATAACCCACCAAAAAAGGACACAATGCAACCATTCGGTTTGAAAACTTGTACAGTTGCTAAagttttctcatttttttctttgatatcaTTTGCGCCTGCATAAGTGGAAACCAAGGGTAATTCGTTGTCTTCTATATTAACTagagattttttcaaagtgaTATGCACGTTACCTCTTGAATTGACTGATATAACCCTACCTTTAACCTTAGAACctattttgaattttctttctggaTATACTAGTCTAGTATCTGAGATATGCAACGGTGGGACAGTAGCCTTGAATTGGCCATTAAATATCTTTAATTCAATACCTGAACTAGAGACGGAAGTAATTTCACAACTTGGTATCAATTCCCCAATTGGGATATCATTTGTCCTTAGATACTTCAGTTTTAGATACTTTGGATCCGTGGATAATTGATaaatatcatcaacagGGCTGTAGCCAAGAACCCTGGAACTTAACTTCTCtgagttttcaatttcaccGATTCTGGAAGAATGTACTTTACCCAATCTATCATCGTCCAATGCCAAGTATAGGTATTCAGAATCACGGCCTTTAACTGTACATGATTCAAATGTGTAACCAATAGGGAACGCATCGAGACCTTCAGTAGATTTGAAAGTGTCTTCTAGTCTCAAGATGTGTGGAAGGTTTGACAATATCAAAACCTTGTCACCGTTTTTGTTCTCTAAACAAGCAATAATACGGCATCTAATGGTAGAACCAATAGCGAATTTATGCTTCAGATCTTCTTCGGAAAATGTTCTCAAATGTGATAAGTTAACAACACCAGAGACTAACCCAAAAACTTTACCGGCAACACCGTTCTTATTGATAGATTCACATAACAAGTCGACGATTTGACCAGGGATAATGGCgtcaattgaagaaatttgggtaatcttgtttttcttgtctGAGAAGTCTGTATTTACAACAATAGATCTGTCAGATTTTTTGGTTACATTACCCAAGAAAACAGAACCTGGCAACAAGTTCTCAAAATCAAGGAAATCTTTCTTAGCAATAAATCCTGTAAAGTCTGGAAGACCTACATCTAAGATTGCACCATGATCTTCGATAGACTTAACCGCACATTGAATAGACGTAGATTTGACCAAGTCTTCATCCGCATACGTGTTAACAAAGGAAGGTTCGATGGTTAattctattctttttttcagagATTTCTTAGTTGATGGTTCTAAAGATGTATTCTTGATGACAGAGCACCTTAACCATTGTCCAATGTGGAAGTACCTTCTTAAGTTGGGTAGTTCATTAgatttgtcatttttttcatcttcattatcagATGATTCGTATTCCGCATCATCGAGTTtagatttcttttcctcagGAGTGTCGGCTTCACTAtccatttcttcatcaagaTCTTCTAAGATCGCAGTGAATTCTTCCGAAATATGTGTCAGATTCACATAACCAGAGATACCGTCGGTAAAAGTTATACATAAATCTTGTTTTGTGATACCGGAAACTTGACCCAGTAAAGAAGAGCCACTCTTCAAGGTTTTGAAGTTTACATGTTCAATTAGTCCAGCTTTTGCCTCATCAGATTTCATCGGTGAAATTTCAGAATCTTTGGAagtagatttttttgttgttttcttcttcttcaagggCCTACTCGTTAGCTCAGAGGCTTTGACGTTCTCACTACCAAACAACACATCACTTGCAGCTTCGTTGGCAACTTGTTTAAGTTCTAAAGGAGTTAGAGCAGAAGCACCGCCTCTTGGAAAAGAGACTTCTTCAGTTTTCCTCACCAATGATGAGGTAGAAGGCTGCTTTGTGGAATCTTCCCTCGAAAGTGGAAATTCatcatttctctttctcttggtGGGAGCTACCATTATTGCAACAGTATAGGTGTATTTTCTAAATTAAGTAGTCTGTGGTTTAGACTGCAGTATTGAATACTACTAgatttaaatgaaaaaaatagaccAACAAACTTTGCTGGGACTTTTCTATGTCATTGCAAATGTATAGAAGGATTTGGCTCATCTCAtcttaaaatttttcaaaatttttcggTACCAGAAACGATTTATATCGTTTTGTACGCTTTTACTAGAGAAGATTCATTGCTGCGACAATATCTATatcaatgataaaataaCAGGAAGGAAACATCTAAACAATATGATAGTTTGGTAAAGCAATGAGCTGATCAAGAAACTTCTATTTGGCCAGCACaggcattttttttatctattCTTATTAATTTTATAGCTGAAAATATCACACACAATTAGTAgcacaaaaaaatttctcatCGTCAATGAAAGAGACAAGTATTTAATAAAGTTCTTGAAGAGCATTTTTGACAGCTTGATTGTAGACTAACAGTAAAGTAACAAATCTTCTATTGTTGGcatatttatgtttttctatcaaaaatacaattTACTGTCATTTTACGGGGGAAagtaaaaatgaaataaacGAGAAGCTTTTAAAAGGCAGAAACTTACTCTTTACCAATGGAAATTTTAATGGAAACATCAAGGAAATATGCGATTTGAACCTGGATATTCTGGCTAGTCAATCAACTACTTAATTAGCATTTCGTCTCAACTATTAGGATAAAAgcaagattttgaaaacttctTCGGAATAATGATCATATATTAATCAAGTTAATATAAAactgaaagaaagaacatGAAATGTTTCCGCAAGAGCTAACGCACAATTGATTAGATTCAAAACAGGTTTATAAGCTCCATAAGTGGGCAATTTTTCTATCCAAACTTTTACAATGATTGTGACTAGCGAAATATATTATTGATTTCTTGATCTTCTCCTGGTAACATTAATGATGGAACTCCGCGGTTAGTTTGTAGTTCTATTACCCTTTTATAAATTTCAAGACAAAGTACAAGTGGTACACCTGGACACCGGAAAGGTGTCCAGGTGtactatacatttttttcacgaTTTCTGAGTTGCGTGCCGGGAAAGGTTCCGAGAAGAGAGAGtgaaattttgagaacAATATAGACATTAAAGATATACGTCTTTAGGTATATGTTAATTCAAATAGGGTAGAACAATCACAGTTGAAACTAAGGAAACAAAGACCAAAACTAACCATTCAAGATGTTGATGCCaaagcaagaaagaaacaaaattcACCAATACTTGTTTCAAGGTATGTTTACTTTTTGAGTAAGGTACGGCAGTTGTATTTTCCATAATCGATAACGAAACTGAGAAATGGCATAGTAAAATGAATTCATGTTTAAACGACATCAAAAGCGCCAAACATATCCTCTCGACCAAATTttcgtatatatatagtcCAGGCAAGTACGGCAGTGAAtgaattcaaagaagaaaaaaatacttgaaCAGGATCCAACTATTACACTTGATATTCTCTACAGGATCAAACAATCTGCAGattgatttatttttctaGGTCTTCAACGTTATCTGCATTGAGCATCCCATTGAAGGCAATTTAACCATTTACTTATCACTTTTTGGGGAGCCATTTTCATGTTATCCCAAAAGGACTTTCAATAAATATAGTACCATGACGTCATAAGGAATATTATTACTAACAAGAAAGATCATCGAGTTTACGATCGTATTTAAAATAGAAGGTGTTGTCGTCGCTAAGAAGGATTTTAACCAAGCTAAGCACGAAGAAATTGACACCAAGAACTTGTATGTCATCAAGGCTTTGCAATCTTTGACTTCCAAGGGTTACGTGAAGACTCAATTCTCATGGCAATACTACTACTACACCTTGACTGAAGAGGGTGTTGAATACTTGAGAGAATACTTGAACTTGCCTGAACATATTGTCCCAGGTACCTAcattcaagaaagaaaccCATCCCAAAGACCTCAAAGAAGATACTAAATGCGTTGTTACGTTTAAGTAAACTATTTTCTATTTAATATATTAGACtattctttattttgttctCTCTCGTAATATATGTGGTTTTTATGCATCAAATTATTTCTCAttacttctttctttcgcagtgtgtgtgtgtgtgtgaATGTAACATATTTATGCTGTACCCAACATTTCACGAGTTGCTATTTGATAGGAATTTGTGAATTCAACCCAACATGGTTTTATACCTTTAAATTGTTGtgcattattttttatgtgGTGTACGGACTATGTACCTATGTTATTCACATAAgatataataaattaaTGAAGATTGCATTTACGAGCACACctttataaaattttgttAGTAAGACACTTCAACCGTCCCACCGTTTTATTTATTGGGCAAAAAGAATCATGTCACTGAGTTCCTGGAGACAATTCCAACTTTTCGAAAATATTCCCATAAAAGATCCCAATTTTGGGGGAAATTCCTTATTGTACTCGGATCCAACCCTTTGCGCAGCAGCGATAGTGGATCCTCAAACTTTAGTCATAGCTGTGAATTCGAACCTTATAAAAGTAGTAAAGCTAAGTCAAGCACAAGTAATTCACGAGTTTCAATCTTTCCCTCATGACTTTCAAATCACTTTCCTTAAAGTCATTGACGGTGAATTTTTAGTAGCTTTGGGTGAATCAATTGGCAAACCCTCCCTAATAAGAGTGTATAAATTAGAGAAATTGCCAACTAGAGAACAAGTATATCATTCGCAAGTGGAGTTGAAAAATGGTAATAATACGTATCCCATCTCAGTTGTTTCTATATCGAATGATCTTTCATGTATTGTGGTTGGATTTATCAACGGAAAAATCATACTTATTAGGGGTGACATACCAAGAGACAGAGGATCTCAACAAAGAATTATATATGAAGACCCGAGTAAAGAACCAATAACAGCTTTATTTCTTAACAATGACGCAACTGCTTGTTTCGCAGCTACGACTTCAACTATTCTTTTGTTCAACACCACCGGAAGAAACAAAGGTCGCCCAAATTTGGTTTTGAATCCTAAAAATGGGTTAGATCTGAACTGTGGAGCTTTCAACCCAGCAACAAACGAATTTATCTGTTGCTTGAGCaactttattgaatttttcaacactagtggaaaaaaacatcaatTCGCATTTGATCTCTCACTgagaaagagaatattttgTGTAGACAAAGATCATATTTTAGTTGTAACTGAAGAAACAGGTGGTCCAACTACTTCCATAAGTGTCAATGAACTATCGCCCACGATAATCAACCGAATATTTATCATTGATgccaaaaataaaatcatttCATTAAACTTTGTTGTTTCTAGTGCAattattgatatattttccACCTCTCAAAACGGTAAAAATATAACTTACCTATTGACCTCCGAAGGAGTAATGCACAGGATAGCTACAAAACCATTAGAAAATCAAATTAGCATCATCATCCAGAAAGAACTCTACCCATTTGCTCTACAATTGgcaaaacaaaattcaTTGCCCTCTTTAGACATTCAGGAAATCCACAAAAAATATGGTGATTATCTTTTCAAGAAGGGCCTCAAAAAGGAGGCAACAGAGCAATACATTCAGTGCTTAGATGTTGTAGAAACTAGCGAAGTGATTTCCAAGTTCGGTGTCAAGGAAGTTCCTGATCCTGAAagtatgaaaaatttggctGATTACCTATGGTCTTTGATCAAGAATGCTATTTCTCAACGTGACCACATTACTCTATTACTAATTGTTTTGATAAAGCTGAAAGATGTTGATGGAATTGATACTTTCATCCAGCACTTTGATAGAAATGGCAACTGGAATGAAAGCGTTGTGGTGAATGATATGGATGATGTAACATTCTTTTATTCAGATAACGATTTTTTTGACCTAGACTTGATCTTGGAGCTTATGAAAGAGTCTGATTTTAAACGCCTTTCATACAGGCTTGcaaaaaagttttcaaaagattccTTAATCATAGTTGATATTTTAACGAATCTGTTGCATAATCCTATGAAAGCTGTAAAGTATATAAAGAGTTTACCAATCGATGAAACCCTAAGATGCCTTGTAacttattcaaagaaattacTAGAAGAATTACCCAATGAAACCAATGCTCTACTGATTGAAGTATTTACAGGAAAGTTCAGACCATCCACCTTTGAAGTAGAATTAGACCGTAAAGACACAACAGGCGATTTTTCCGAGAGCATCAAAACAGTATTTTACAGTTACAAAACTTTCTTTAGTTACATGAATTCCAATGTCAAATCGGATACAATAAGTGAATCTTTTGAGTCACCtgaagaatatgaagaacCTACTTATCATCCACCGAAACCATCCATTGTTTTCAGCTCATTCGTTTCAAAACCTTTTGAGTTTGTCGTTTTTTTAGAAGCTTGCTTGGCATGCTACCAGCAGTACGAAGGATTTAATGAGGACAGACAAGTAATTCTAACAACGTTATATGACTTGTATTTAAACTTAGCCCAAGAGGATGTGCCTGAGCGCATAGATGATTGGCGTTCAAGAGCGGCTGGTGTATTGAGCGAGAGTAACAAGTTGGTTAACTCTACTTTTAATAATACTGCCGAGAAAGGCGTGGATAACTCATTAATGCTATTGATTTCTCATATGGATCAAAATAGTACTTCAGCAAAAAGTAAAACCAAAACCACTGACATAGCATCATTTGCCAACGATAATTCTGAAATGGATTTATTAGGAACGTTCAGGGCAATGACGTTAAATGAAGAACCAAATACATGCCTAGAATTTCTAGAAATGTATGGAGCGGAAGAACCCAAGCTTTTACAAGTCGCATTAAATTACTTTGTTTCCAATAAACTTATCTTCAAGGAGATGGGAGGTAACGAAgtgctgaaaaaaaaggtgttATTACCTATTATAGAAGGGGAAAGGATGTCATTGCTCGATATAATCAAAACACTTTCTCGTACAAATGTTGTTCAGTTTGGGATGATACAAGATATCATTATCGACCATGTTAAAAGCGAAGATATagaaattaaaagaaacgaaaaatTAATTGAATCTTACGATAAAGAGCTaaaggagaaaaaggagaagttgaagaatatCGTAAACTCTGATCAACCTATTCACGTACCACTGAAGAATCAAACATGTTTCATGTGCAATTTGACTTTAGACGTTCCTGTagtatttttcaagtgTGGACATATCTACCATCAACATTGTctaaatgaagaagaggacaCTTTAAAAAACGAAAGAAAGCTTTTCAAATGCCCCAAATGCTTGGTGGAGTTAGAAACTTCTAACAAACTTTTTGAAGCTCAGCAAGAAGTAGTTGAGAAGAACGATCTTTTGGATTTTGCATTGAACAGTGAAGAAGGTGGTAAAGATCGCTTCAAAGTAATAACAGAGTTTTTGGGTAGAGGAGCCATTAGTTATTCTGACATCActatttgatgatgaatcaTGGCGATTTATTGTCGCCGCCGCGTCACAAATGCGCGTCAAACTTGTCGCGATGCTAACCTGAAACATACTTATTACATGCCATGCTATGCCGGCCTAGGTTCTA from Saccharomyces mikatae IFO 1815 strain IFO1815 genome assembly, chromosome: 13 encodes:
- the PEP5 gene encoding tethering complex subunit PEP5 (similar to Saccharomyces cerevisiae PEP5 (YMR231W); ancestral locus Anc_8.761); translation: MSLSSWRQFQLFENIPIKDPNFGGNSLLYSDPTLCAAAIVDPQTLVIAVNSNLIKVVKLSQAQVIHEFQSFPHDFQITFLKVIDGEFLVALGESIGKPSLIRVYKLEKLPTREQVYHSQVELKNGNNTYPISVVSISNDLSCIVVGFINGKIILIRGDIPRDRGSQQRIIYEDPSKEPITALFLNNDATACFAATTSTILLFNTTGRNKGRPNLVLNPKNGLDLNCGAFNPATNEFICCLSNFIEFFNTSGKKHQFAFDLSLRKRIFCVDKDHILVVTEETGGPTTSISVNELSPTIINRIFIIDAKNKIISLNFVVSSAIIDIFSTSQNGKNITYLLTSEGVMHRIATKPLENQISIIIQKELYPFALQLAKQNSLPSLDIQEIHKKYGDYLFKKGLKKEATEQYIQCLDVVETSEVISKFGVKEVPDPESMKNLADYLWSLIKNAISQRDHITLLLIVLIKLKDVDGIDTFIQHFDRNGNWNESVVVNDMDDVTFFYSDNDFFDLDLILELMKESDFKRLSYRLAKKFSKDSLIIVDILTNLLHNPMKAVKYIKSLPIDETLRCLVTYSKKLLEELPNETNALLIEVFTGKFRPSTFEVELDRKDTTGDFSESIKTVFYSYKTFFSYMNSNVKSDTISESFESPEEYEEPTYHPPKPSIVFSSFVSKPFEFVVFLEACLACYQQYEGFNEDRQVILTTLYDLYLNLAQEDVPERIDDWRSRAAGVLSESNKLVNSTFNNTAEKGVDNSLMLLISHMDQNSTSAKSKTKTTDIASFANDNSEMDLLGTFRAMTLNEEPNTCLEFLEMYGAEEPKLLQVALNYFVSNKLIFKEMGGNEVLKKKVLLPIIEGERMSLLDIIKTLSRTNVVQFGMIQDIIIDHVKSEDIEIKRNEKLIESYDKELKEKKEKLKNIVNSDQPIHVPLKNQTCFMCNLTLDVPVVFFKCGHIYHQHCLNEEEDTLKNERKLFKCPKCLVELETSNKLFEAQQEVVEKNDLLDFALNSEEGGKDRFKVITEFLGRGAISYSDITI
- the RRP5 gene encoding Rrp5p (similar to Saccharomyces cerevisiae RRP5 (YMR229C); ancestral locus Anc_8.757); its protein translation is MVAPTKRKRNDEFPLSREDSTKQPSTSSLVRKTEEVSFPRGGASALTPLELKQVANEAASDVLFGSENVKASELTSRPLKKKKTTKKSTSKDSEISPMKSDEAKAGLIEHVNFKTLKSGSSLLGQVSGITKQDLCITFTDGISGYVNLTHISEEFTAILEDLDEEMDSEADTPEEKKSKLDDAEYESSDNEDEKNDKSNELPNLRRYFHIGQWLRCSVIKNTSLEPSTKKSLKKRIELTIEPSFVNTYADEDLVKSTSIQCAVKSIEDHGAILDVGLPDFTGFIAKKDFLDFENLLPGSVFLGNVTKKSDRSIVVNTDFSDKKNKITQISSIDAIIPGQIVDLLCESINKNGVAGKVFGLVSGVVNLSHLRTFSEEDLKHKFAIGSTIRCRIIACLENKNGDKVLILSNLPHILRLEDTFKSTEGLDAFPIGYTFESCTVKGRDSEYLYLALDDDRLGKVHSSRIGEIENSEKLSSRVLGYSPVDDIYQLSTDPKYLKLKYLRTNDIPIGELIPSCEITSVSSSGIELKIFNGQFKATVPPLHISDTRLVYPERKFKIGSKVKGRVISVNSRGNVHITLKKSLVNIEDNELPLVSTYAGANDIKEKNEKTLATVQVFKPNGCIVSFFGGLSGFLPNSEISEVFVKKPEEHLRLGQTVVLKLLDVDADRRRIIATCKVSNEQATQQKDTIENIIPGRTIITVDVIEKTKDSVIVEIPNVGLRGVVYVGHLSDSRVEQNRAQLKKIRIGTELTGLVIDKDTRTRVFNLTLKSSLIKDARKGSLPLTYDDVKDIRKDAPMHAYIKSISEKGLFVAFNGKFIGLILPSYAVDSRDIDIGKTFYINQSVTVYLLRTDDQNQKFLLSLKAPKVKEEKKEVESAIENPIDSSIKSWDDLSIGSIVKAKIKSVKKNQLNVILAANLHGRVDIAEVFDTYEEIKDKKQPLSHYKKDDIIHVKIIGNHDVRSHKFLPITHRISKASILELSMKPSELTSKEVHTKTLEGINIGEELTGFVNNSSGNHLWLTISPVLKARISLLDLADNGISFSENIESSFPLGSALQVKVSSVDREHGFINAIGKAHVDVNMLTIKAGDELPGRVLRIAEKYVLLDLGNKVTGISFITDALNDFSVSLKEAFQDKLNNVIPTTVLAVDAENKKIELSLRSANAKTRSIESHDNLKQGDIVDGIVKNVNDKGIFVYLSRKVEAFVPVSKLSDSYLKEWKKFYKPMQHVVGKVVTCDEDSRISLTLRESEVNGDLKVLKTYSDIKSGDIFDGTVKNVTDFGVFVKLDNTVNVTGLAHITEIADKKPEDLSSLFGVGDRVKAIILKTNLEKKQISLSLKASHFSKDAELLSNAVGQSENEDEDEVMADVDFKDSDNESDAEDENVEMTERKTGISSDGLSLSAGFDWTASILDQAQDEEESEEDQEDFTENRRHKHKRRKEKIIQDKTIDINTRAPESVADFERLIIGNPNSSVMWMNYMAFQLQLSEIDKARELAERALKTINFREEAEKLNIWIAMLNLENTFGTEETLEDVFKRACQYMDSYTIHTKLLGIYEMSEKFDKAAELFKATAKKFGSEKVSIWVSWGDFLISNNEEQEARAILSNALKSLPKRSHIEVVRKFAQLEFAKGDPESGRSLFEGLIADAPKRIDLWNVYVDQEVKAKDKKKVEDLFERIITKKITRKQAKFFFNKWLQFEESQSDEKAVEYVKAKATEYVANHEIPKTDE
- the RPS10B gene encoding 40S ribosomal protein eS10 (similar to Saccharomyces cerevisiae RPS10B (YMR230W) and RPS10A (YOR293W); ancestral locus Anc_8.760), which produces MLMPKQERNKIHQYLFQEGVVVAKKDFNQAKHEEIDTKNLYVIKALQSLTSKGYVKTQFSWQYYYYTLTEEGVEYLREYLNLPEHIVPGTYIQERNPSQRPQRRY